One stretch of Schizosaccharomyces pombe strain 972h- genome assembly, chromosome: III DNA includes these proteins:
- the mme1 gene encoding ATP-Mg/Pi carrier protein, whose amino-acid sequence MEPGIPPMIDKAPAYSHVLIAGGIGGATADFLMHSLDTVKTRQQAALYTNKYNGMVKCYSTILCEEGVFHGLYSGVCPMLIGSLPATALFFSSYEYTKRHLMSNYNLPETLCFLLAGFVGDLFASVVYVPSEVLKTRLQLQGRYNNPHFQSNYNYPSFRGAVKQIAKQEGMKTFFYGYRATILRDIPFSGFQLLFYEKLRQVAQKECGQKDIGVFRELITGSLAGAGAGFLTTPLDVAKTRLQTMIRTTDKVSDDINSGRYFFAKDENSKSKSAASLVKPKIGIRHVLGGLYKSEGLLGLFRGFGPRIFWTSSQSSLMFVFYEGIIRLFNKNNVLERD is encoded by the exons ATGGAGCCTGGAATACCTCCAATGATTGATAAAGCTCCAGCTTATAGTCATGTTTTGATTGCTGGAGGTATCGGAGGAGCCACGGCTGATTTCTTGATGCATTCTTTGGATACCGTGAAAACAAGACAACAAGCGGCTCTATATACGAACAAATATAACGGAATGGTAAAATGCTACTCCACAATTTTGTGTGAAGAAGGTGTTTTTCATGGCCTTTACAGTGGAGTATGCCCCATGCTTATTGGCAGTTTGCCGGCTACtgctttgttttttagCTCTTATGAATATACAAAACGACATTTGATGAGTAATTATAACCTTCCTGAAAccctttgttttttattagcCGGATTTGTCGGCGATTTGTTTGCTTCAGTTGTTTATGTCCCATCCGAG GTTTTGAAAACTAGACTACAATTGCAAGGACGCTACAATAATCCCCATTTCCAGTCAAATTACAATTATCCTTCATTTCGAGGTGCCGTCAAACAGATTGCAAAACAAGAGGGAAtgaaaacctttttttatggtTATCGTGCGACTATTTTGCGAGATATTCCATTCTCTGGATTtcaacttttattttacgaAAAGCTTCGTCAAGTTGCTCAAAAAGAATGTGGTCAAAAAGATATAGGTGTGTTTCGTGAGCTCATCACCGGTTCTTTGGCTGGTGCTGGCGCCGGCTTTTTAACAACACCCTTAGACGTTGCAAAGACTAGGCTTCAAACTATGATAAGAACAACAGATAAAGTATCCGATGACATTAACAGCGGGCGTTACTTTTTTGCCAAGGACGAGAATTCCAAATCCAAATCTGCTGCATCTCTTGTAAAACCCAAAATCGGTATTCGTCATGTTTTGGGAGGATTGTATAAATCCGAAGGTTTACTGGGTTTGTTTCGTGGATTTGGTCCACGTATATTTTGGACCTCTTCTCAAAGCTCATTAATGTTTGTCTTTTACGAGGGTATTATCCGTTtgttcaataaaaataatgttttagAGCGGGACTAA
- the rmr1 gene encoding meiotic recombination protein, translating into MAGVSPVVNHPYTTNSGDFIELGMEPAQKVQVDLDEAFNQMLHDGKVEEVVEAINGSPDLLSESDVENAKNNEHTYDIDNKNFNFEPKNSVNKTETIREELDQAASKILIETLDLHQKEGFEETIVTEEATDAVDLEAKGTTHGENDLDEVPTELNELANEVVDVDDVVSPSSELNAQSVNNILPISDDPKDSTSEAETRDFNWLSKGIVIFPNSSECAFYGNNNDEGMYLYSNGDDLNENTIEDFFGLVRARLESLNLLDSDSELLCEFPDLSLKINEDNVYASQIHLVDILEILTVHCDLEESFSIVFSTQPRFIARYNELVQAVSSSSNSEIDEVEDAETIDSKILEKRNDLNNEEPNSVVAEDGSEIITLDENDQSPNEATEKLRDNDLEESLKENLEDVEDENVKLDNYNIDGSLNNADLSQEPITNDGENVDWEATSEDVLERGYESAFPESEGTINSSKRRLSVTTDTENIELSDELASAGTPKKSKLMPSDD; encoded by the exons atggCCGGAGTGAGTCCTGTGGTCAATCACCCTTATACGACAAATTCAGGTGATTTTATCGAACTAGGTATGGAACCAGCCCAAAAGGTTCAAGTGGATTTGGACGAAGCGTTCAATCAAATGTTGCATGATGGTAAAGTTGAGGAAGTTGTTGAAGCCATAAACGGATCGCCAGATCTTTTATCTGAAAGTGATGTCGAGAATGCCAAGAATAATGAACATACGTATGACAtcgataataaaaattttaacttTGAACCCAAAAACTCTGTCAATAAAACTGAGACTATTAGAGAAGAGCTAGATCAAGCGGCTTCAAAAATACTAATTGAAACTCTCGATTTACATCAAAAAGAAGGTTTTGAAGAAACTATTGTGACTGAAGAAGCAACGGATGCTGTAGATCTTGAAGCTAAAGGTACGACGCATGGGGAAAATGATTTAGACGAAGTACCCACTGAGCTAAATGAATTGGCAAATGAAGTTGTGGATGTAGATGATGTCGTTTCACCTTCGTCAGAATTGAACGCTCAAAGTGTTAACAACATTCTTCCCATTTCTGATGATCCCAAAGATTCCACAAGTGAAGCCGAAACCCGAGATTTTAATTGGCTTTCCAAGGGTATCGTCATTTTTCCAAACTCTTCGGAATGTGCTTTTTATGGTAATAACAACGATGAGGGTATGTATTTATATTCTAATGGTGACGATTTAAACGAAAATACCattgaagatttttttggattagTTAGAGCACGCTTAGAGTCTTTGAATCTTCTTGATTCTGATTCTGAACTTTTGTGCGAGTTTCCAGATCTTTCGCTGAAAATCAACGAAGACAATGTATATGCTAGTCAAATTCATTTAGTTGATATTTTGGAGATTCTCACTGTTCACTGTGATTTAGAAGAGTCCTTTTCTATTGTATTCTCGACGCAACCACGGTTTATTGCTAGATATAATGAACTTGTGCAAGCGGTATCCAGTTCAAGTAATAGTGAGATTGATGAAGTTGAAGATGCTGAGACTATTGACTCTAAAATTCttgaaaagagaaatgatttaaataacGAGGAACCAAACTCTGTTGTTGCAGAAGATGGTTCCGAGATAATAACTCTTGACGAAAATGATCAATCTCCGAATGAGGCAACCGAAAAATTGCGGGATAACGACCTTGAGGAATCTTTAAAG GAGAACTTGGAAGATGTTGAAGATGAGAACGTGAAATTGGACaattataatattgatGGAAGTTTAAATAATGCTGACTTGAGCCAGGAACCAATTACCAATGATGGTGAAAATGTAGATTGGGAGGCCACCAGTGAAGATGTATTAGAACGGGGCTATGAATCTGCATTTCCCGAATCTGAAGGTACCatcaattcttcaaaacGGCGATTGTCGGTTACCACAGATACAGAAAATATTGAGCTGTCAGATGAACTTGCCAGTGCCGGCACTcctaaaaaatcaaaattaatgCCTTCTGAtgattaa
- the mic26 gene encoding protein Mic26 has product MSYYYETEEVNNNPELKSNFPWLADRIHEGRSSIFHALGYVGLKTENAFGWFLSTERKTISTAKNEVFSSDERKLPGVAYVVVGGMAGNIFARNRIAPARWLITSLSTAATFMFCFPKTSKNIGAFVEKRFPAIRKQRMLVLEQTQKNIQNAQKSMTSAVEGVQKHYENAVKKIKGD; this is encoded by the coding sequence atgtcATATTATTATGAAACAGAGGAGGTGAACAACAATCCGGAattgaaaagcaattttccTTGGTTGGCTGATCGAATACATGAAGGCCGTTCTTCCATTTTTCACGCGTTGGGCTATGTGGGTTTAAAAACGGAGAATGCGTTTGGATGGTTTCTATCAAccgaaagaaaaacaatttcaacAGCTAAAAATGAAGTGTTTTCTTCTGATGAACGAAAGCTTCCCGGTGTAGCTTATGTAGTGGTTGGTGGTATGGCTGGCAATATCTTCGCTAGAAATCGAATTGCACCTGCGAGATGGTTAATTACTAGTTTATCGACTGCGGCCACCTTTATGTTTTGCTTTCCCAAAACTTCTAAAAATATTGGTGCGTTTGTTGAGAAACGATTTCCAGCTATTCGAAAGCAACGAATGTTGGTTTTGGAACAAACTCAAAAGAATATACAAAATGCCCAGAAGTCCATGACTTCTGCAGTTGAGGGAGTCCAAAAGCATTATGAAAACGCGgttaagaaaataaaggGAGATTAA
- the pre8 gene encoding proteasome core particle subunit alpha 2 Pre8 has protein sequence MTDKYAFSLTTFSPNGKLVQIEYALNAVNAGVTSVGIKATDGVVLATEKKPTSELAIGASLEKVCAITPDIGMVYSGMGPDFRVLVDKSRKVAQTTYKKIYNEYPPTKILVQEIASVMQESTQSGGVRPFGVSLLVAGMDEKGPSLYQVDPSGTYFAWKATAIGKSSTAAKTFLEKRYNDELELDDAVHTAILALKETFEGELTEDNIEIAVVSTKPTDSGIVGVPGGHFCRLSQSEIRDYLDQV, from the exons ATGACTGATAAATACGCGTTCTCCCTTACTACATTTTCACCTAACGGTAAACTCGTTCAAATCGAGTATGCTTTGAATGCAGTCAATGCTGGTGTTACGTCTGTTGGAATTAAAG CTACCGACGGTGTAGTTTTGGCgacagaaaaaaaacccACTAGTGAGTTAGCGATCGGTGCTTCATTGGAAAAAGTTTGTGCTATTACTCCAGACATTGGCATG GTTTATAGTGGTATGGGCCCCGATTTTCGAGTGCTCGTGGATAAATCGCGGAAAGTCGCACAAACcacatataaaaaaatatataacGAGTATCCCCCTACTAAAATACTCGTCCAGGAAATTGCTTCAGTTATGCAAGAGTCTACACAATCTGG TGGTGTTCGTCCGTTTGGTGTTAGTCTCTTGGTTGCAGGAATGGATGAAAAAGGTCCTTCTCTCTATCAAGTTGATCCTTCGGGCACCTATTTTGCTTGGAAAGCCACAGCTATCGGCAAATCATCTACAGCTgctaaaacatttttagaaaagcGTTACAATGATGAACTTGAGTTGGATGATGCCGTGCATACAGCTATTTTAGctttaaaagaaacttttGAGGGTGAATTAACTGAAGATAACATCGAGATCGCAGTAGTCTCTACGAAACCTACGGATAGTGGAATCGTTGGCGTACCAGGCGGACATTTTTGTCGATTGTCCCAGTCGGAGATTCGTGATTATCTCGACCAAGTATAA
- the wss2 gene encoding ubiquitin/metalloprotease fusion protein, whose translation MELKFSCRGNVIALSFNENDTVLDAKEKLGQEIDVSPSLIKLLYKGNLSDDSHLQDVVKNESKIMCLIRQDKDIVNQAISQLKVPDYSTNTYSLKPKKPHTTPKPASIYTFNELVVLDYPHKDRALRYLERLRDDTGIKKIMDSHRWTVPLLSEMDPAEHTRHDSKTLGLNHNQGAHIELRLRTDRYDGFRDYKTVKSTLIHELTHNVHGEHDSSFWELFRQLTKEADAADLLGKPGSYVSDRASYTPQQDNDDEDQKNHRRDLLLAAAERRKQSGSKVQKE comes from the coding sequence ATGGAGTTGAAATTTAGTTGCAGAGGAAATGTAATTGCTCTTTCATTTAATGAGAATGATACTGTGCTGGATGCTAAAGAGAAACTTGGCCAAGAAATAGATGTGTCTCCAAGTTTGATTAAGCTGCTCTACAAAGGGAATCTTTCAGATGACTCACATTTACAAGATGTAGTCAAAAACGAATCGAAGATTATGTGTCTAATTAGACAAGATAAAGACATTGTCAATCAAGCCATTTCTCAATTGAAGGTCCCTGATTATAGCACGAATACATACAGCTTGAAACCGAAGAAGCCTCATACTACACCAAAGCCTGCAAGTATATACACATTTAATGAACTTGTGGTTTTAGATTATCCTCACAAGGATCGTGCCTTGAGATATTTAGAAAGGCTGCGAGACGATACAggcattaaaaaaattatggaTTCTCATCGCTGGACTGTCCCGTTACTTAGTGAAATGGACCCTGCTGAACATACTCGACATGACTCTAAAACTCTGGGACTCAATCATAATCAAGGTGCACATATTGAATTACGTTTACGTACAGACCGTTACGATGGTTTTCGAGATTACAAAACTGTGAAAAGTACATTAATTCACGAATTGACGCATAATGTTCATGGAGAACACGACTCCTCCTTTTGGGAGCTGTTTCGTCAACTAACAAAGGAAGCAGATGCAGCAGATTTGCTTGGCAAACCTGGTAGTTATGTTAGTGACCGAGCTAGTTATACTCCTCAACAGGATAATGACGATGAAGATCAAAAGAACCACAGACGAGACTTACTGCTGGCCGCTGCGGAGAGGCGGAAGCAATCAGGTAGTAAAGTCCAAAAGGAGTAA
- the cox12 gene encoding cytochrome c oxidase subunit VIb, which produces MSEQEDQEAPKQFTFGTVGFDARFPNTNQTKHCFQSYIDYFRCIKAKGEDFVPCKQFWHAYQSLCPMEWVERWDEQRENGTFPAPI; this is translated from the exons ATGTCTGAACAAGAAGATCAAGAAGCACCTAAGCAGTTTACTTTTGGTACAG TTGGGTTTGATGCAAG ATTCCCAAACACTAATCAAACAAAAC ATTGCTTCCAAAGTTACATTGATTATTTCCGCTGTATTAAGGCTAAGGGTGAAGACTTTGTCCCCTGTAAACAGTTTTGGCACGCTTATCAATCTTTGTGCCCAATGG AATGGGTAGAACGCTGGGACGAACAAAGGGAAAACGGAACCTTCCCGGCCCCTATCTAG
- the trp3 gene encoding anthranilate synthase component I has translation MKIYPDLKQVQELAEKHKANKIPIYGVIPADMLTPSVAYLKLNQGKKYSFILESVTQGESVSRYSFIGSPYRILMANGKTDPLARLERELKEVKTAPVEGLPSFSGGAVGYVSYDCIKYFEPTTEMPLEDTLGLPEAMFFMTDDLVAFDHAYQTVKIISHVCIQQGRPIEEAYEAAVFKINMLKKKLESPEIPLPEQKKVHLGYEAKSNVGEDGYKAFVSNLKEHIFNGDIFQAVPSQRIARRTDLHPFNLYRHLRTVNPSPYMFYIHCDDFDIIGASPELLVKSEHGRIINHPIAGTVPRGKTKEEDEAYAKDLLASVKDRAEHVMLVDLARNDVSRVCDLDTTSVDKLMTIEKFSHVQHLVSQVSGVLRPDKTRFDAFRSIFPAGTVSGSPKVRAIQLVYGLEKEKRGIYAGAVGRWGYEDDNMDTCIAIRTMVYKDGTVYLQAGGGIVFDSDEQDEYVETLNKLRSNVTAIEETEKLYAEEENSSA, from the exons ATGAAG ATTTATCCTGACTTGAAACAAGTTCAAGAGCTTGCTGAAAAGCACAAGGCTAACAAGATTCCCATTTATGGAGTAATCCCTGCCGATATGCTGACTCCTTCAGTAGCCTACTTGAAGCTTAATCAAGGAAAGAAGTATTCGTTTATTTTAGAAAGTGTCACTCAAGGAGAGAGTGTCTCAAGATACAGTTTTATTGGCAGCCCTTATAGAATATTAATGGCCAATGGAAAAACAGATCCTTTGGCACGTTTAGAACGTGAGTTGAAAGAAGTTAAAACAGCCCCTGTTGAGGGTCTGCCATCTTTCAGTGGAGGTGCTGTGGGCTATGTTTCTTATGATTGcatcaaatattttgaacCCACTACTGAAATGCCTTTAGAAGATACCTTGGGTCTTCCGGAGGCTATGTTTTTCATGACCGACGATTTAGTCGCTTTCGATCATGCTTATCAGACTGTCAAGATAATTTCTCATGTTTGCATTCAGCAAGGCCGACCCATTGAAGAGGCTTACGAAGCTGccgttttcaaaatcaatatgcttaaaaagaaacttgAAAGTCCTGAAATTCCTTTGCCTGAGCAAAAGAAGGTCCATTTAGGATACGAAGCTAAGTCAAATGTAGGCGAAGACGGGTATAAAGCATTTGTTTCCAACCTCAAGGAACATATCTTTAATGGCGATATTTTCCAAGCTGTCCCAAGCCAACGGATTGCTAGGCGTACAGATTTACATCCTTTTAATTTGTACCGCCATTTAAGAACAGTTAACCCGTCCCCTTATATGTTCTACATCCACTGTGATGATTTCGACATAATCGGTGCTTCCCCTGAATTACTGGTTAAATCAGAGCATGGGCGTATTATCAATCATCCCATTGCCGGAACTGTTCCAAGAGGAAAAACTAAAGAAGAGGATGAGGCATATGCCAAGGATTTACTTGCTAGTGTCAAGGATAGAGCTGAACATGTAATGCTGGTGGACTTGGCAAGAAACGATGTCAGTCGTGTCTGTGATCTCGACACAACAAGTGTTGACAAGTTGATGACTattgaaaagttttctCATGTTCAGCATCTTGTTTCTCAAGTTTCTGGTGTTCTGAGACCTGATAAAACTCGTTTTGATGCATTCCGTAGTATATTTCCGGCTGGAACGGTCAGTGGGTCTCCCAAAGTCCGTGCAATTCAGCTCGTTTATGGAttagagaaagaaaagcgtGGTATATACGCGGGAGCCGTAGGTCGTTGGGGCTATGAAGATGACAACATGGATACTTGTATAGCAATCCGTACAATGGTTTATAAAGACGGAACTGTTTATTTGCAAGCCGGTGGTGGTATTGTGTTTGATTCAGATGAACAAGATGAGTACGTGGAAACTTTAAACAAACTACGTTCAAATGTTACTGCAATTGAGGAAACCGAAAAATTATACgctgaagaagaaaactcTTCAGCATAA
- the rpb3 gene encoding DNA-directed RNA polymerase II complex subunit Rpb3, producing MDSETHITIRNISKNSVDFVLTNTSLAVANSLRRVVLAEIPTVAIDLVEINVNTSVMPDEFLAHRLGMIPLDSSNIDEPPPVGLEYTRNCDCDQYCPKCSVELFLNAKCTGEGTMEIYARDLVVSSNSSLGHPILADPKSRGPLICKLRKEQEISLRCIAKKGIAKEHAKWSPTSAVAFEYDPWNKLQHTDYWFENDADAEWPKSKNADWEEPPREGEPFNFQEEPRRFYMDVESVGSIPPNEIMVQGLRILQEKLAVLVRDLDEEQPTQLSANELNMEENAEMNWSPYQNGEENTW from the exons ATGGATTCAGAAACGCATATTACGATACGAAATATAAGTAAAAACTCGGTGGATTTTGTCCTTACAAATACAAGTTTGGC AGTTGCAAACTCGCTGCGACGTGTTGTACTTGCAGAGATTCCAACAGTGG CCATTGACCTAGTTGAAATTAATGTGAATACCTCAGTCATGCCTGATGAGTTTCTAGCACATCGTCTTGGTATGATACCTCTGGATAGCTCCAACATCGATGAACCGCCTCCAGTAGGTTTGGAATATACGCGCAATTGCGATTGCGATCAGTATTGTCCCAAGTGTTCAGTCGAGTTGTTCCTAAATGCCAAATGTACTGGTGAGGGTACGATGGAAATTTATGCTAGAGATCTTGTTGTTTCTTCTAACTCTTCTCTTGGACACCCTATTCTCGCCGATCCAAAATCACGCGGACCGCTTATTTGCAAACTCAGAAAAGAGCAGGAAATTTCTCTGCGTTGCATTGCCAAGAAGGGTATAGCTAAAGAACATGCTAAGTGGTCACCTACTTCAGCTGTTGCATTTGAATACGATCCATGGAACAAGTTACAGCATACTGATTACTGGTTTGAGAATGATGCAGATGCAGAGTGgccaaaaagcaaaaatgcCGATTGGGAAGAACCACCGCGGGAAGGCGAACCATTCAACTTCCAAGAGGAACCGCGTCGGTTTTATATGGATGTCGAAAGTGTCGGTTCTATACCACCCAATGAAATAATGGTTCAAGGTTTACGAATTCTTCAGGAAAAGCTTGCAGTTTTAGTTCGTGATCTCGACGAAGAGCAGCCTACTCAACTTTCTGCTAACGAACTGAATATGGAGGAGAATGCAGAAATGAACTGGTCTCCCTATCAAAATGGTGAAGAAAACACGTGGTAG
- the mrp49 gene encoding mitochondrial 54S ribosomal protein mL61 → MSSIGGKLQKSLHKIRAGALGIPLPKHIQEVSIQYSLDSRLGHMGAKKFVKECLPSLYYNNYGLKFNVNHRLPNDQTPTFSIISNNKVIYSYDMRSKQLETISSDIQKALKELHHESSPENIKEAHKQDYSPPSN, encoded by the exons ATGTCTAGCATAGGCGgtaaattacaaaaatctTTGCACAAGATTCGTGCTGGAGCTTTAGGGATTCCTTTACCAAAACATATTCAGGAAGTATCTATTCAATATTCTTTAGACAGCCGTTTGGGACATATGGGTGCTAA aaaatttgtaaaagaaTGTCTTCCTTCATTGTATTACAACAATTACGGCTTGAAGTTTAACGTTAATCACCGTTTACCGAACGATCAAACTCCAACATTTTCCATTATCTCAAACAACAAAGTAATCTATTCGTACGACATGCGGTCAAAACAGCTGGAAACAATTTCTTCCGATATTCAAAAAGCGCTTAAAGAACTTCATCACGAGTCATCCCCGGAAAACATTAAGGAAGCGCACAAACAAGATTATTCACCTCCTTCTAATTAA
- a CDS encoding uncharacterized protein (Schizosaccharomyces pombe specific protein), whose amino-acid sequence MLIVNRNPKSLVRGYCKKDIVLRNLDGWLFDMITISTIFKLYNQICSLSSTDRKKTSISNKLQQEFCIMDINKVGRNFISLGKIRSSKRRNAILSYQTIISSFPHNHVQKLFQRTQSTNMIYTKLEYFGHSLFFYFTAFTLSFKDRKILMQADVFFRLKLVFKIAFFFTQTTFLNKKENREL is encoded by the coding sequence ATGCTCATCGTTAACAGAAACCCGAAGAGTTTGGTAAGAGgatattgtaaaaaagatattgtACTTCGTAATTTAGATGGTTGGCTATTTGATATGATCACAATTTCAACCATTTTTAAACTCTACAATCAAATTTGTTCACTTTCCTCCACTGACCGAAAAAAAACCTCAATATCTAATAAACTGCAGCAGGAATTTTGCATTATGGATATAAACAAAGTTGGcagaaattttatttctttaggAAAAATACGATCAAGTAAGAGGAGAAACGCTATTTTGTCATACCAAACGATCATTAGTTCATTCCCTCATAATCATGtacaaaaactttttcaaagaacTCAATCAACAAATATGATTTATACCAAGTTAGAATATTTCGGTCATTCTTtgttcttttattttacgGCATTTACGCTCTCGTTCAAGGATAGAAAAATCTTAATGCAAGCCgatgtattttttagaCTAAAGCTCGTATTCAAGATAGCATTCTTTTTCACtcaaacaacttttttaaataaaaaagaaaataggGAATTGTAG
- the pps1 gene encoding CDP-diacylglycerol-serine O-phosphatidyltransferase Pps1 yields the protein MVRSRVSPGLKLQSDASNQSNDKENKLLAYVNDNRHFSLIRALHLADLITLMNGFCGVMSIFSSLRYCLSGQQSAFHLWNAMYFMPFALFFDFLDGKVARWRGKSSLMGQELDSLADLISFGVSPAVFAFCCGFQTFLDTVILSLFVLCGLTRLARFNVSVNSIPKDGSGKSQFFEGTPIPTTLSLVTVCGVCILKGKTHENLPWGEWCGNTPFAFHPLVVLFVLSGIAMTSKKLKVPKI from the exons ATGGTTAGATCACGAGTTTCTCCTGGATTGAAATTACAATCCGATGCATCAAACCAAAGCAATGATAAAGAGAACAAGTTACTGGCCTACGTAAATGATAATAGACATTTTTCACTCATTAG AGCCCTCCACCTTGCAGACTTGATTACTTTAATGAACGGGTTTTGCGGTGTCATGAGtatattttcaagtttACGTTACTGCCTAAGCGGACAGCAATCAGCTTTCCATTTATGGAATGCAATGTACTTTATGCCATTTGCGTTgttttttgactttttgGATGGTAAAGTGGCTCGTTGGCGTGGGAAATCTTCCTTAATGGGTCAGGAATTGGATAGTCTTGCTGATCTG ATTTCATTTGGCGTATCTCCAGCCGTCTTTGCCTTTTGTTGTGGATTCCAAACGTTCCTTGATACCGTTATACTTTccctttttgttttgtgtGGTCTAACTAGATTGGCTCGTTTTAATGTTTCTGTCAATTCCATTCCTAAAGATGGATCTGGCAAGTCTCAGTTTTTCGAAGGAACGCCCATTCCTACCACCCTCTCCTTAGTAACCGTTTGCGGAGTTTGTATCTTAAAGGGAAAGACTCATGAAAATCTACCTTGGGGTGAGTGGTGTGGAAACACACCTTTTGCATTTCACCCGCTTGTGGTTTTGTTTGTGTTGAGTGGAATTGCTATGACTAGTAAGAAACTCAAAGTTCCAAAAA TTTGA
- the sqs2 gene encoding G-patch type RNA-binding protein yields MAIIVEDGSFITSSQWENVEASPKPPPRKPKIVQPKKKPSKHLSNEDALEKYEMLFGERRKEVELDYMSHIAEEETSLSMIEYDRHFALQTDVKLSKKRKSKLVEMTPKGLKKRKRVQIQEGSVSTNTKKRMDGHVVGSSAPAINNGKGKQLLEMMGWSRGKGLGSENQGMVDPVVAVVKNNKQGLH; encoded by the coding sequence ATGGCAATTATTGTGGAAGACGGTTCTTTTATTACATCTTCTCAATGGGAAAATGTAGAGGCATCTCCAAAACCTCCTCCAAGGAAGCCAAAGATTGTTcaaccaaaaaagaagccaTCGAAGCACTTGAGCAATGAGGAtgctttagaaaaatatgaaatgCTGTTTGGTGAAAGGAGAAAAGAAGTGGAACTAGATTATATGAGCCACATTGCGGAAGAAGAGACTTCGTTGAGCATGATTGAGTATGATCGTCATTTTGCACTTCAAACTGACGTGAAATtgtcaaagaaaagaaaatccaaACTTGTTGAAATGACTCCTAAaggtttgaaaaaaaggaaacgCGTGCAAATACAGGAAGGAAGTGTGTCAACCAATACAAAAAAGCGTATGGACGGTCATGTTGTTGGTTCTAGCGCTCCCGCTATAAATAATGGCAAAGGAAAACAACTTTTAGAAATGATGGGTTGGTCTCGGGGGAAGGGACTTGGTTCTGAAAACCAAGGAATGGTTGATCCGGTTGTGGCtgttgtaaaaaataataaacagGGTCTTCATTAG
- the hnt1 gene encoding adenosine 5'-monophosphoramidase gives MSCIFCKIVKGDIPCVKLAETALSLAFLDIAPTSKGHALVIPKEHAAKMHELSDESCADILPLVKKVTKAIGPENYNVLQNNGRIAHQFVDHVHFHIIPKPNEEYGLGVGWPSYPISPEEIKALGEEISSKIK, from the coding sequence ATGAGCTgcatattttgtaaaattgttaaagGAGATATTCCTTGTGTGAAACTAGCTGAAACAGCCTTGTCTTTGGCTTTCCTTGATATTGCTCCTACATCTAAGGGACATGCACTAGTTATTCCCAAGGAGCACGCCGCTAAGATGCATGAACTGAGCGATGAGTCTTGTGCAGATATTCTTCCCCTTGTCAAAAAGGTGACAAAGGCTATTGGTCCTGAAAATTACAATGTACTTCAAAACAATGGTCGCATTGCTCACCAATTTGTGGATCATGTTCATTTCCATATCATTCCCAAGCCTAACGAAGAATATGGATTAGGAGTAGGCTGGCCCTCTTATCCTATTTCTCCTGAAGAAATAAAGGCATTGGGCGAGGAAATCAGCTCTAAGattaaatag